The genomic DNA GGTGCGCACGCTCGTCCATCTGCTGACCCACCTGGCCGAGTAGCGGCAACCGCTGGCTTAGGAGCGGGTAGTGAAGAGTCTCGTTATTTCGAGACTCTTCGGCTTTTGGTCAGATTCGGGGCTGGCGCATCACGCTTCGTCTTTCATCCTTCATAATTCAGAATTCTAAATTTTCCTTGCTACCCTTCGACTGGCGCGGGCGTGGTTCCGCCCCATCGCTCGGAGACAACCATCCCTGCCAGAATGAGGGCGAAACCAAGAAACTCTTTTCCGCCAAAATGCTCACCGATAACGATGATTGAAGTCAACATGGCGAAAACGGGCTCCAGCGCAAAGATCAGGGCCGTGTGGGCCGGCGGGGTGTATTGCTGCGCCCACACCTGGGCGCTGAAGGCAAAAGCGGTGGCGAAGATCGCCGTCACGAAAACAGCGAAAACCAGGCGGCCAGTCCAATGCAGGGTCGTGGTGGGGACAAACGGCGCTGCCAGGATGGCGATCGTCCCGACAACCATGATTTGTCCCGGCGCAAGTTGCAGAAATGAAATGCGGCGCGAGTAGGCACCGAGCAGCACGATATGAATGGCGAATGAAATCGCCGCGAACATTGTCAGTATATCGCCGCGATTCACCGCTCCAATCCCGGAAGGCACAACGAGGAAGTAGATCCCCACCAGGCCCAGGCCCGCCGCCGCCATGATTCCCCGGCCCAGGCGGTATCCGAAAAAAACTGAAATCAGGGGCACCATGATGACGCTGAATCCCGTGACGAAGGCGCTCTTGGAAGGAGTGGTGTAAAGCAGTCCCCAGGTTTGAAAGGCGAAGCCGGAAAAGAGCACCATTCCCAGCAGCAGGCTGGGGAGGACAGCCTTGCGCTCAATTCGTCCCCGCGCCATGACCCACCACATGAGCAGTCCCGCCAGCAGGAAACGCAGGGCGATAAACACCAGCGGCGCGGCATCCGACAGGGCGCCCTTGACGATCACAAAGGTTGCGCCCCAGAAGAAGGTCGCGGCTACCAGAAGCACTTCCGCTTTCGTGCGTTTACTCAAATCGGAAAACCCTGAATGTGACAATTTCGCTCAAATTCATATCGTCCATCTGGCGATGCACACTCCCTTCGTCTTGATTACCGATGTTTGTGGTGTTCAAGCGACCAGCGCACGCGCTCTGCCACGAAGGCGGAAAAAGGTCTGATGTCCATCTCGATGCTGGCGCGGTCGAGCGCGGTGAGGTAGGCATCGCGGTCGTCAACGCGGATAACCGTCCAGGGGTAGCCGCCCGAAGCCAGCACCACGTTCATCAGGAAACGAGCCATCCGCCCGTTGCCGTCAGGGTAGGGGTGGATGTAGCCGAACAGCCAGTGGCCGAGCACGGCGCGCACGCCCGGCTCCGTTTCCTTTTCCAGGAGGTCGAAGAGCACCGGCATGGCCTCGCGGGCTGCTTCCCAGCGTGGGGGAACAAAGCGCGATGTGCGAAGGTATACGGGGATATTCCGGTATCCCGCCAGAGCACCCGGCTCGATCAGGCCTGACGTGACGCAAGGCTGGAACAATCCACGGTACCACTCCTTGTGCATCGCGCGCGCAAGCGTACCGGGGTTTTCGCCCGCGATCACTTTCCGTATTGTCGCTTTGACCATCTGGAATGCCTGCCAGTAGCCGCGCGCCGCCAGCGCGTCACGGCTCTGACGGTCATCACCGTCATGCTCGGGACTCCAGTTGCCCTGTCTCACTTTCTCGATCACCTCCGGGGTGACCGAGTAGCCTTCAATGGACAACGAGTGGTAGGCGTCGCTCTTATAGATCTCGTCAATACGGTGGAGGTATGCTTTTTTGTCTTTCGGGAGTCCCGGCGGCTTCGGGAAGTGTTCGATGACGGCTTCGCGCGTGGATTCCCACAGCATTTCAATGCGCCCTACGATGGGGGCCGCAGCCCGGCGCGGTATGCCGAATATCTGCACAGCGTCGAAGGGATTGCTTTCCCGCACATCGTAGCCCGCGCTCTTCATCGTGCCGATGATCTCATCCGCAAAAGCAGGGCGTCCGGTCTGGCGGAAGGCCCCAGCCAGATAGCCCGCTTTCGCGGAATGGCCGCCATTAAGCAAAAGGCGCAGCAGGTCGGAAGGCTCACGGAGGCTTGCCAGCACCACCTGTGTTTCAACAGGGCTGCGGGCGAAGAAGGATTCCGCCACCCTCACGAGCGCCGCCGCCGGCGAGAAAAGCCGCAAGCCATCCCTTGTCACCAGATCGCTTGCCACCGGCATCTCCTGTACCTTCAGGTCATAAAGCGAGGTCCCGAAGGGAAACCCGATCGTATTGTTTGTGCCCTTTGGACTGTTAATTACGACTTGCTCCGGGATGACCGTCTTCTCGCCGTGCAGCCAGAGCGACTGCTCCGTCGAGAGGTGCCACTCGTTCCCGAAACGCTCGTTGCAGTAAAGCGCGCAGAATTCCCAGAACGACGCATACCAGGGTGTGCTGTCGCCGGGGCGCGCGCTCGGGCCCGATGAAATCAGCCAGCCTTTCATCACGTCCTGCAAAAAACCGTTTGCCACCAGCCGTTCGCGGTGGACCCTGCTCAGTTCGTCCGACTTGAATACACGTCTTCCTCCTTCCTGAAGCGTCTTCA from Terriglobia bacterium includes the following:
- a CDS encoding DMT family transporter, whose protein sequence is MSKRTKAEVLLVAATFFWGATFVIVKGALSDAAPLVFIALRFLLAGLLMWWVMARGRIERKAVLPSLLLGMVLFSGFAFQTWGLLYTTPSKSAFVTGFSVIMVPLISVFFGYRLGRGIMAAAGLGLVGIYFLVVPSGIGAVNRGDILTMFAAISFAIHIVLLGAYSRRISFLQLAPGQIMVVGTIAILAAPFVPTTTLHWTGRLVFAVFVTAIFATAFAFSAQVWAQQYTPPAHTALIFALEPVFAMLTSIIVIGEHFGGKEFLGFALILAGMVVSERWGGTTPAPVEG
- a CDS encoding Fic family protein; translation: MATPPRKLAESLDVLKTLQEGGRRVFKSDELSRVHRERLVANGFLQDVMKGWLISSGPSARPGDSTPWYASFWEFCALYCNERFGNEWHLSTEQSLWLHGEKTVIPEQVVINSPKGTNNTIGFPFGTSLYDLKVQEMPVASDLVTRDGLRLFSPAAALVRVAESFFARSPVETQVVLASLREPSDLLRLLLNGGHSAKAGYLAGAFRQTGRPAFADEIIGTMKSAGYDVRESNPFDAVQIFGIPRRAAAPIVGRIEMLWESTREAVIEHFPKPPGLPKDKKAYLHRIDEIYKSDAYHSLSIEGYSVTPEVIEKVRQGNWSPEHDGDDRQSRDALAARGYWQAFQMVKATIRKVIAGENPGTLARAMHKEWYRGLFQPCVTSGLIEPGALAGYRNIPVYLRTSRFVPPRWEAAREAMPVLFDLLEKETEPGVRAVLGHWLFGYIHPYPDGNGRMARFLMNVVLASGGYPWTVIRVDDRDAYLTALDRASIEMDIRPFSAFVAERVRWSLEHHKHR